The region GCTTCCGTTGCGCCATGATCAACGCTGGCTCTAACAAGTAAGACAGACATCACTTTCATATGAAAAGCCCGGGCTCACGCTTCGGGCTTTTTACTTTTATACTTTTTTCATGAGCGAGAACAAGCAAGCCCACAAGATCATTTTCCGTTTCTACAGCGAAGTTTTTGACCGCGAGATGGTAGAGACGCTCTGGGCACAGGAGGTGGACGCCGATCAGGGCCTTTATAAAATCGACAGCATCCCCTACTATGTGCCGCTTATCGCCACCGATGATATCGTGCGCGCCAAGTATGACTCGATGGAGGAGGGGCTCCTCTTCCAGGAAACGGTAACGCCTTCGGGCAACTCCACCATACAGGTTATCCGCCAGAACGAAGACACGCCGCTGCTCGATATCCGGAAAAAGTTTGCGCAACTTGGCTGTGTGTCGGTGGAGGTAAACGCGGATTTCTTTGTGCTGGAGGTGCCCCTGACCATCAACTACGCCGTAGTAAAAGAGCTGCTGGACGATTTGGAGGCCGATGGGGAAATAGAGTATGCCGAGCCGTCTCTCTCAGACGTGCACCGCGAGCAGACGAGCAGTTAAGTATACCTCAACACAAAACATCGCGGCAGGGGCATCCATTCCAGAATCTCCTGCCGCGATGCTATGTATACAGTTTGTTCTTTCTATTTCTTCTCCACCGCCGGCACCAGCCCCAGCACCTCGCTGGTATAGTTTCTCACCTGGTCCAGCAAGGCCGGGTCGCTACTCAGGGATTGTCCGTAGGAAGGAATCATCTCTTTCAGTTTTTCCTGCCACTCCTCGGTGTTAATGCGGTGCATAAAGCAGCGCTCCAGTAGCCCCAGCATAATAGATACCGCCGTGGAGGCACCGGGCGAGGCCCCAAGCAATGCAGCCAACGTACAGTTGGCACCACTCACCACCTCGGTACCAAACTCCAGCACGCCTCCCTTGTCGGGGTCTTTCTTTATGATCTGCACCCGCTGGCCGGCCACGGCCAGTTCCCAGTCCTCTGGCCTGGCATTCGGAAAGTAGTCCTTCAGGGCCTCCACCCGCTCATCCGGCGTTTGCCGTACCTGGTCAATCAGGTAGCGGGTCAACGCCATGTTCCGCAAACCGGCCGACAGCATGGGCCGCAGGTTACCGGCCTTGATCGATTTGGGCAGATCCATAAAGGAACCTTTCTTCAGGAATTTGGTAGAGAAGCCCGCGTAAGGGCCGAACAGCAACTCGCGTTTGCCGTTGATATAGCGCGTGTCCAGGTGCGGTACTGACATGGGCGGCGAGCCAACGGCAGCCTTGCCGTATACTTTGGCCTCGTGCCGCTCTATGACGTCGCGATTCGTGCACCTGAGCCACTGTCCGCTTACCGGGAAACCGCCGTAGCCCTTGCCCTCGGGTATGTCCGATTTTTCCAGCAGCGGCAACGCCCCACCGCCGGCACCGATAAACACGTAGCGGGAGTAAATCTTGCGTTTCTCGCCGTTCTTTAGGTTCTTCACCGTGATGCGCCAGCGACCGTCCTCCACCTGCCGCAGCTTCCGCACTTCGTGGGTAAAGTGCATGATCACATTGTTCTCCTCCTGCAAGTGCTTGAACATACTCTGCGTGAGGGCACCGAAGTTCACGTCCGTTCCCAAATCCATACGTGTGGCTGCCACAGGCTCTTGGCTGTCTCGGCCTTCCATCACCAGGGGTATCCATTCCTTCAGGTCGCGGTGGTCTTCAGAATAAACCATGTCCTTGAACAGGTGGCACTGCACCATCGCCTCGTAACGCTTCCGCAGGAAATTCACATTATCCCTGCCCCACACAAAGCTGATGTGCGGTATGTTGCGGATAAAGGAGGTAGGCAGCTCAATGATTCTGTTCTTGATGAGGTAGGCCCAGAACTGCTTCGATATCTCGAACGACTCGGCAATGCGAACGGCCTTGGAGGTATCGATGGAGCCGTCGGGTCTTTCGGGAGTGTAGTTAAGTTCGCAGAAGGCGGAGTGGCCGGTACCGGCGTTGTTCCAGGCATCCGAGCTTTCGGCGGCAGCCACGTCCAGCCTTTCCAGCACCTCTATCTTCAGATCCGGGTTCAGCTCCTTCAGCAGCATGCCCAGCGTGGCACTCATGATCCCTGCCCCGATCAGCACAACATCCGGTCCTTTGATATCCTTTGCCTCGTTATTATTCTTCATAGCTTATCTTCTTAGTTTCTCTGCTCCTTAAATTTTCTGCCTGCCGCCAAACCGGCCGCAAGAGCAGTTAATCTGACTACGGAAAAAAGCAGGGGCATGGCGAAAATCTTCTGCAGGAGGGGCAGGGCCGTGCCGTCATAAAGTATCAACCTTACCTATGCCGCCGCAATGGTGGCTATACTTACCTCTGCGGCTCCGGCTGCCAGCAAAGCGCGGGCACAGGCCTCCAAGGTGGCACCCGTGGTCAGCACATCGTCTACCAGCAGGATGTGTCTGCCCTGCACCTCTTCCGGCCTTGCCACCTCAAACACCTGCTCCACGTTCTGCCAGCGGTCGAGGCGGCTCTTGCGGGTTTGGGTGCTGGTGGGGGTGTTACGGCGTATGGCCTTTCCGCTGTAGGGCAGCTTCATACTTTGGGAAAGCCCCCTGGCGAAGCTTTCGGCCTGGTTGTAGCCCCGGCGGCGCAGTTTATACGTGTGCAGCGGCACGGGCACGATCACATCGAAATGGCTGCTGTAGTGGTAATCGGAGAGGAGGGAACCGTAGCGCTGCCCCAGGTGCTCGCCCAGTTCTTTGGCGCCTTTATACTTTAACTGATGCAACAACCGCTGTACCCGTCCCTTCGGCATAAAGTATAAATAGGAGAAAGCAAACCGCACCGGCACCTTGCCCCAGAACCTGCGCTGCAGTGGGTTCAGCTCGGTGGCCCCGTGCACATGGAAATCTGTGTAAGTCAATTTCACGCTGCAGTCGGTGCAGATGTACTCCTCGCCACGCGCCAGGGCGCCCCTGCAGGCGTAGCAGGTTTGCGGGAACAGCAGACTCAGCAGGTCTTCGAACATGGGCTAGCAAGTATGGTTTAAGGTATTCTGATGATTTTGCCGTAACTTTATACTTGGACTAATTACAAAGTCATCCTAATCAAGAACAACCTAACAATGAGCTTAGTAGAAGAATTCAACGACTACCGCACGCGCATGAACGAGCGCATCATGTCATACGACAATAAGGTGATCAAGCGTTTCTTTAACCTCGACACCAACACCTACATGGCCGGTGCCCTGGACGTAAAAACGAAGGAGATGCTGGGCCTGGTAGCCTCCATGGTGCTGCGCTGCGACGACTGCATTAAATATCACGTGGGCAAGTGCTACGAAGAAGGCGTGACAGACGAGCAGTTTATGGAAGTAGCTTCCATCGCCAACCTGGTGGGCGGCTCTATCGTGATCCCGCACTTCCGCCGCGCCGTGGAGTACTGGGAGGAACTGAAGGAGCGGGGATCTGCCGAATAAATTATTGCTGATTGTTAATTGCTGATTGTTTTCAAGTATAGCAATCAACAGTTAACTACTAACAATCAACCTATGTACGATAGCGATAACCTGGAACATAACTGGACGCAGCTGCGGGCTGACCTGATGAAGCGTTTCGGCAAAAAGCCGGACATGAACGCCATCCTGTTCCTGATCGGGATTCAGGAACTGGGCATGGGCATCCGGGAGTTTACCAAAGAAGAAAAGCAGGACCTGATGCACATCGCCACCTGCCGCGTCTTCGCCGAGTCGGGCTACTACGAGTTTACCGGTCGCGACGAGGAGGGCTGGCCCCACTTTAAGGCAGTGAAGTCCATCCCTTTTGCCAACCTGAAAGAGCAGGAGAAAATGCTCAAATGGCACGTGATCGAGTATTTCAACCGTGCCGACGAAATCCGTAAACCTAATCCGTAGCACGTATTTCGTATCATGTAGTACGACAGCCGGCAAAGTATAAAATCAAAGTATAAGCCCATGAAGAAGTATAAAATCCTGAAACTTATACTTGTCTCATCGCTGTTACTGCTTACCAGCGATACCGCTAAGAAAAAAAATCGTGCTACCTGATACGAAGTACGTGTGTCGCAAAAATTTCACCCATGAAAATTATAACCTATAACGTAAACGGCATTCGTGCCGCTCTTACCAAAGGCTTCGATACCTGGCTGAAGGCCGCCAACCCCGATGTGCTGTGCCTGCAGGAAATTAAGGCCGATGAATCTAAATTTGATAAGGCGCTGTTTGAGGATATGGGCTACCATGTGTACCTGCATCCGGCCGTAAAGAAGGGCTACAGCGGCGTAGCCATCCTTTCCAGGGATAAACCGCAGCACGTAGAAGTGGGCTGTGGCATAGACTGCTATGATATGGAAGGCCGTGTGCTGCGCGCCGATTACGGCGACGTGTCAGTGATGAGCGTATACATGCCTTCGGGCTCCAGTGGTGAGGAGCGCCAGAAGTTTAAGTTCCAGTGGATGGATGATTTCCATGGTTACATGGGCGACCTGAAGCAGACGCTGCCGGGGCTGGTGGTGAGCGGCGACTACAACATCTGCCATAAGCCCATCGACATCCATAACCCGAAATCCAACGCAAAGAGCTCGGGCTTTCTGCCGGAGGAGCGCGAATGGATGTGCAAAATAGTAGATAGCGGCTTCATCGACACGTTCCGCCACTTTAACCAGGAGCCGCATAACTATACCTGGTGGAGTTACCGTGCCGGCGCACGCAACAAAAATCTGGGCTGGCGTATTGATTATAACATGGCCACCGAAAACCTGCGCAGCCGTTTGAAGCGCTCCGCCATACTTACCGAAGCCAGGCACTCGGACCATTGCCCGGTGCTACTGGAACTGGAGTAGGGGAGGCATACTAAAATGCGCCGGCAAACAGTTATATGATAGGTATTCCTACTTTTTTATCGCCTGTTGCATAATGCTTTAGATACTTATGCTTAACTTACAACTATAGCCGCCATGCCTTAACATTATAATAGCGAGACATGAAACATACCGATGCACTCGATCAGTTGCTGCATCAATTGCAGGAGTTCAAGCAGAAATTCTACCTCAACATGCTGTTGCGGGGCGGGATTTTCGCGGTTGGGCTCCTGCTTTCCGTTTACATCGTGTACAGCCTGCTGGAGTACATGTTCTACTTCCCGGAGTATGTGCGGGCGTTCCTGCTCTTCTCGTTTGTGGCGGCGGTTATCTATGTGTTTGTGCGCTGGATAGCCTTGCCAGCAGCTGCGCTAATAAAGCTGCGGCGGGTGCTCTCCGACGAGCAGGCGGCGCAGCAGGTAGGCGCCTACTTCCCCGAGGTCCGCGACAAGCTGCTTAACGCCATCCAGCTGCAGCAGCAGGACCGCAGCAACGAGCTGATCCGGGCAAGTATCGCCCAGCGCAGCCAGCAGTTGCTTTCCTTCAAGTTTAAGGAAGCCGTTTCGTACCGTGAGAACAAGCCGCTGCTGAAGTACATCGCTCTACCCGCCCTGGTAGCTTTCCTGATCATGCTGGTGTACCCGGCTATCTTCGTGCAGGGTACCGAACGCATCATCAACTACAAAACGCATTACACGCCGCAGGCGCCTTTCAATTTTGTGGTGCAGAACGAGGGGCTGCAGACATTCCGCGGCGAGGATTTTATACTTCACGTGGGAGTGGAGGGCAAGACCGTGCCCAGCGAAGTATACATTAACTACAACGGGCGCCGCCAAAGGTTAAGCCAAAATGCCAACGGCAGCTATAGTTATACGTTCAAGCAGCTGCAGCGCCCTGTGGATTTTCAGCTGGAGGGCTCCGGTTTCTTCTCCAACAATTACACGTTAAACCTGCTCTCTCGCCC is a window of Pontibacter kalidii DNA encoding:
- a CDS encoding malate:quinone oxidoreductase translates to MKNNNEAKDIKGPDVVLIGAGIMSATLGMLLKELNPDLKIEVLERLDVAAAESSDAWNNAGTGHSAFCELNYTPERPDGSIDTSKAVRIAESFEISKQFWAYLIKNRIIELPTSFIRNIPHISFVWGRDNVNFLRKRYEAMVQCHLFKDMVYSEDHRDLKEWIPLVMEGRDSQEPVAATRMDLGTDVNFGALTQSMFKHLQEENNVIMHFTHEVRKLRQVEDGRWRITVKNLKNGEKRKIYSRYVFIGAGGGALPLLEKSDIPEGKGYGGFPVSGQWLRCTNRDVIERHEAKVYGKAAVGSPPMSVPHLDTRYINGKRELLFGPYAGFSTKFLKKGSFMDLPKSIKAGNLRPMLSAGLRNMALTRYLIDQVRQTPDERVEALKDYFPNARPEDWELAVAGQRVQIIKKDPDKGGVLEFGTEVVSGANCTLAALLGASPGASTAVSIMLGLLERCFMHRINTEEWQEKLKEMIPSYGQSLSSDPALLDQVRNYTSEVLGLVPAVEKK
- a CDS encoding ComF family protein, whose product is MFEDLLSLLFPQTCYACRGALARGEEYICTDCSVKLTYTDFHVHGATELNPLQRRFWGKVPVRFAFSYLYFMPKGRVQRLLHQLKYKGAKELGEHLGQRYGSLLSDYHYSSHFDVIVPVPLHTYKLRRRGYNQAESFARGLSQSMKLPYSGKAIRRNTPTSTQTRKSRLDRWQNVEQVFEVARPEEVQGRHILLVDDVLTTGATLEACARALLAAGAAEVSIATIAAA
- a CDS encoding DUF4265 domain-containing protein; the protein is MSENKQAHKIIFRFYSEVFDREMVETLWAQEVDADQGLYKIDSIPYYVPLIATDDIVRAKYDSMEEGLLFQETVTPSGNSTIQVIRQNEDTPLLDIRKKFAQLGCVSVEVNADFFVLEVPLTINYAVVKELLDDLEADGEIEYAEPSLSDVHREQTSS
- a CDS encoding carboxymuconolactone decarboxylase family protein; its protein translation is MSLVEEFNDYRTRMNERIMSYDNKVIKRFFNLDTNTYMAGALDVKTKEMLGLVASMVLRCDDCIKYHVGKCYEEGVTDEQFMEVASIANLVGGSIVIPHFRRAVEYWEELKERGSAE
- a CDS encoding exodeoxyribonuclease III translates to MKIITYNVNGIRAALTKGFDTWLKAANPDVLCLQEIKADESKFDKALFEDMGYHVYLHPAVKKGYSGVAILSRDKPQHVEVGCGIDCYDMEGRVLRADYGDVSVMSVYMPSGSSGEERQKFKFQWMDDFHGYMGDLKQTLPGLVVSGDYNICHKPIDIHNPKSNAKSSGFLPEEREWMCKIVDSGFIDTFRHFNQEPHNYTWWSYRAGARNKNLGWRIDYNMATENLRSRLKRSAILTEARHSDHCPVLLELE